In a single window of the Magnolia sinica isolate HGM2019 chromosome 7, MsV1, whole genome shotgun sequence genome:
- the LOC131251680 gene encoding PHD finger protein ALFIN-LIKE 4-like isoform X3: MVEKMACIDKENLCLYGLPNEQWEVNLPAEEVPPELPEPALGINFARDGMQEKDWLSLVAVHSDAWLLAVAFYFGARFGFDKSDRKRLFGMINDLPTIFEVVTGTAKKQSKEKSSTTNHSSNKSKPNPKVQRVSESQPKYPKGVEKEEEEGLDEEDEEHGETLCGACGENYASDEFWICCDICEKWFHGKCVKITPARAEHIKQYKCPSCSNKRARP; this comes from the exons ATGGTTGAAAAAATGGCATGTATAG ATAAGGAAAATTTGTGCCTTTATGGGCTTCCTAATGAGCAATGGGAAGTCAATTTACCTGCTGAAGAGGTTCCTCCAGAACTCCCTGAACCTGCACTGGGCATCAACTTTGCCAGAGATGGGATGCAAGAGAAGGATTGGTTATCTTTAGTTGCCGTCCACAGCGATGCATGGTTACTTGCCGTTGCATTTTATTTTGGTGCTAGATTTGGATTTGATAAAAGTGACAG GAAACGCCTCTTCGGCATGATAAACGACCTCCCAACAATATTTGAAGTGGTGACAGGAACTGCAAAGAAGCAATCCAAGGAGAAATCGTCAACGACAAATCACAGCAGCAACAAATCGAAGCCAAATCCAAAAGTG CAGCGGGTCTCCGAGTCTCAGCCCAAGTACCCAAAGGGggtggagaaggaagaagaggagggcCTGGATGAGGAAGACGAGGAGCATGGGGAGACCCTGTGTGGAGCATGTGGGGAGAACTATGCATCAGATGAGTTCTGGATCTGCTGCGACATCTGCGAGAAGTGGTTCCATGGTAAGTGCGTGAAGATCACTCCGGCGAGGGCTGAGCACATCAAGCAGTACAAGTGCCCATCTTGCAGCAACAAGAGAGCTCGCCCCTGA